In a genomic window of Desulfopila inferna:
- a CDS encoding tail fiber domain-containing protein translates to MRMADGCWSGWRKMLCSLTGALAAVMLFAFVGKTAQGSVEVGIDHSGLSAVAISSQITYMELRVSAPSGEIIFTGNSDGAPLYWSVPATASDGLYSWEIRIGRAILQNARMQEQEGGDTRTGGGSSKAQVESGGFLIENGIIVPPSVEETTLLDAVLEKGSQALQAFLDFLVTPALADQAINDDLIVTGSECVGFDCVNGENFGFDTIRIKENNTRIKFMDTSSGSFPSNDWELTANDSTSGGKNIFAIQDVDAARRLFILEAGAPANSIYLRNNGNIGLGTSVPVLELHIADGDTPAIRLDQDGTGGWSNQVWDVAGNETNFFVRDVTNGSKLPFRIKPNAPTDSIFLSSSGNVGLGTATPLQTLHVQGNAFISGNLELGSSREIKENIRSLEAEDALQTFAGLRPVRFNYKAAPEEESIGFIAEEVPELVATNSHKSISTMDVVAVMAKVVQEQQKAIEELNAKVLQLRAQLEAQTVAGQVAIGR, encoded by the coding sequence ATGAGAATGGCAGATGGATGTTGGTCCGGCTGGAGAAAGATGCTATGCAGCCTGACTGGTGCACTGGCGGCTGTAATGCTGTTTGCTTTTGTGGGCAAGACCGCTCAAGGATCTGTTGAGGTCGGCATTGATCACAGCGGACTTTCCGCCGTGGCTATCTCCTCCCAAATTACCTATATGGAGTTGCGGGTATCGGCACCCAGCGGTGAGATCATCTTCACCGGGAATTCCGACGGCGCTCCTCTCTATTGGTCCGTCCCCGCTACCGCCTCGGATGGGCTGTATTCCTGGGAGATCAGGATCGGCAGGGCAATTTTGCAGAATGCCAGAATGCAGGAGCAGGAGGGTGGTGATACCAGAACAGGAGGCGGTTCGTCAAAGGCCCAGGTTGAATCCGGCGGTTTCCTCATCGAAAACGGCATCATCGTTCCTCCAAGCGTAGAAGAGACCACCTTGCTGGATGCTGTTCTGGAGAAAGGCAGCCAGGCCTTGCAGGCCTTCCTGGACTTTCTGGTAACACCTGCCCTGGCCGATCAGGCAATCAATGATGACCTCATCGTCACGGGCAGCGAATGTGTAGGATTTGATTGTGTCAATGGTGAGAATTTTGGTTTTGATACCATTCGGATTAAGGAAAACAATACGCGTATCAAGTTTATGGATACCAGTTCCGGTTCCTTCCCCAGCAATGACTGGGAGCTGACCGCCAACGACTCTACCAGCGGGGGCAAGAATATCTTTGCGATCCAGGATGTCGATGCGGCAAGGAGACTGTTCATCCTTGAGGCCGGTGCTCCGGCCAACTCCATCTATCTCAGAAACAACGGCAATATCGGTTTGGGCACTTCCGTTCCGGTGCTCGAACTCCATATCGCTGACGGCGACACCCCGGCGATTCGCCTGGATCAGGACGGCACTGGTGGCTGGAGCAATCAGGTCTGGGATGTGGCCGGCAATGAAACCAATTTCTTTGTGCGCGACGTCACCAACGGCTCCAAATTACCCTTCAGGATCAAGCCCAACGCCCCGACTGATTCGATCTTTCTAAGCTCTTCCGGTAATGTCGGTCTGGGCACCGCCACCCCTTTGCAAACCTTGCATGTGCAAGGCAATGCTTTCATCAGCGGCAATCTCGAGCTGGGCAGCAGCAGAGAAATCAAAGAGAACATCAGATCGCTTGAAGCCGAGGACGCCCTGCAGACTTTTGCCGGTCTGCGCCCCGTTAGGTTCAATTACAAAGCCGCGCCGGAGGAGGAATCCATCGGCTTTATCGCCGAAGAAGTGCCGGAGCTGGTGGCCACCAACAGTCATAAATCGATCAGCACCATGGATGTGGTGGCGGTAATGGCCAAGGTCGTTCAGGAACAGCAGAAGGCCATCGAGGAGCTGAATGCCAAGGTTTTACAGTTACGTGCTCAGCTGGAAGCGCAGACCGTGGCCGGCCAGGTCGCTATCGGCCGATGA
- a CDS encoding DUF7933 domain-containing protein, whose protein sequence is MFSEVWYCLAKRTLQLSMFLLFLSQPCRADVSITQSIAPDTIGPGSTTTLSFAISSTETMPVSDLAFTLYLPAATTLAAPALAGNSCNGILTAADGGSTIALTGGYLSAQSSCTISVDIVSNLPGIHTHSVSPLTSSAGTWEANTADLTVDIGRPGFMKSFYPATISSGGRSTLTFTIDNSLNPNPVYNLLFSDTLPAGMVVADPPNATTTCGGTILAATGTKLISLEPLNTISSVAGGSSCTVTIDVTASGNGTLSNSSGSLSTYLSGTPLTSGKANAALTVTRDALHLQKSFVDDPIPAGSQGMLRYTISNYDRENTATAITFTDNLDAALAGLTVSDLPQSDVCGNGSLLSGSGILTLSGASLDPRASCSFSVPISVPGDAASGRYAGTTSTVTGQLNGNSVIGSAAVDTLFVQPVPLLIKEFSDDPVAAPGQATLRFTVTNTSTVSPATAITFRDNLLGAIIIPTGTLPTDPCGGGSWLQSIDQPGDIMLTLESGNLAAGESCSFEVLLDIPEGLPSGGIVNTTSEITATIDEVNYAGRPATDTLVILGGAPNLAKSFTNDPVMPGGTVNLQFTLTNTSEDSTATGISFTDDLETVLTGLRTTGLPRSGICGSGSLLSGSDILSLSGGALAPGASCTFNVTLQVPGNVLPGNFYNTTSSLSAIVGGVSVTGPPATDTLTVSSLSFSKSFTNDPVIAGETVNLEFTISNSHPTDSISNLSFSDFLPSVLSGLNSTSGIQNDICGAGSTLSGTSTLFFSGGSLEAGNSCTFTTDLQVPQGTPSGSYLNATSSLLANGLNTGIQATDILVVNNSLLKLTKSFTDAPVAPGEDATLVYTLTNLHPSAQASAISFSDNFDNALTGLTAVNLPADGFCGPVSTLSGGGLVTMAGGVLDGGSSCSFSITLRPPAQQTGAAAISTTSGLSGIINSLPVVGDPASDTLLITNIGFNKSFTSFSTAGGTARLTFNLRNNDLESRVSELSFIDDLSSMSPGVVADGLPLLNVCGNGSRLSGSDRITLNNASLGPNGSCSFSVLLRMPRHTPEGELINTTEPLLLNGLEITAPATAALLIDNDLDNDRLPDLWERDNGLDPTNPGDAALDYDGDGFSNYQEYLYRTHPRRYDADDNNNGLPDSYDRMKAALVPMHYLLNHSQ, encoded by the coding sequence ATGTTTTCGGAAGTGTGGTATTGCCTGGCCAAAAGGACTCTTCAGCTGTCGATGTTTCTCCTTTTCCTTTCTCAGCCCTGTCGGGCCGATGTTTCCATAACCCAGAGTATAGCTCCCGATACTATCGGTCCGGGCAGCACGACAACGCTCAGTTTCGCCATCTCCAGCACCGAGACAATGCCGGTCTCCGATCTTGCCTTTACTCTCTACCTGCCTGCCGCAACGACACTTGCCGCCCCTGCCCTTGCCGGCAACAGCTGCAACGGCATCCTGACCGCCGCCGATGGCGGGAGCACTATTGCCCTTACCGGAGGCTATCTGAGCGCCCAGTCATCCTGCACCATCTCGGTGGATATAGTCTCCAACCTCCCAGGAATTCACACCCACTCAGTCAGCCCCTTGACCTCCAGTGCCGGAACCTGGGAAGCGAATACCGCCGATCTCACCGTCGACATCGGCCGGCCCGGATTCATGAAAAGCTTCTACCCCGCAACCATATCATCAGGAGGCAGAAGCACCTTAACCTTCACGATAGACAACAGTCTCAACCCTAATCCTGTATACAACCTTCTTTTCAGCGACACCTTGCCGGCAGGCATGGTGGTGGCCGATCCGCCCAATGCAACCACAACATGCGGCGGCACCATTCTGGCTGCGACGGGAACGAAACTCATCTCATTGGAGCCCTTGAATACCATAAGTTCAGTTGCAGGAGGAAGCAGTTGCACCGTGACCATCGATGTCACGGCAAGCGGCAACGGGACTCTCTCAAATTCCAGCGGCAGCCTGTCTACATACTTGTCCGGCACGCCTTTGACCAGCGGCAAGGCCAACGCCGCTCTCACCGTCACCCGCGATGCCCTCCACCTGCAGAAGTCTTTTGTCGACGACCCGATACCAGCGGGCTCCCAAGGCATGCTCCGCTATACCATCTCCAACTACGACAGGGAGAATACCGCCACCGCCATCACCTTCACCGACAATCTCGATGCCGCACTTGCCGGACTTACCGTCTCGGATTTGCCCCAGAGCGACGTCTGCGGCAACGGATCGCTGCTGAGCGGCAGCGGCATACTCACCCTGAGCGGGGCGAGCCTGGATCCCCGGGCCTCCTGCAGCTTTTCCGTGCCCATATCCGTGCCCGGAGATGCGGCCAGCGGCCGGTATGCCGGAACCACCAGCACTGTAACCGGACAGTTGAATGGCAACAGCGTTATCGGATCCGCGGCCGTCGATACCCTTTTCGTGCAGCCGGTCCCCCTGCTCATCAAGGAGTTCAGCGATGATCCAGTTGCCGCACCCGGTCAGGCAACCCTGCGATTTACGGTCACCAACACCAGCACCGTCTCCCCTGCTACGGCAATTACCTTCAGGGATAACCTGCTGGGTGCCATCATCATCCCAACAGGAACTCTCCCCACTGATCCCTGCGGCGGCGGATCATGGCTTCAGTCAATTGACCAACCCGGCGATATCATGCTGACTCTTGAATCAGGAAATCTGGCAGCCGGCGAATCCTGCAGCTTTGAAGTCCTTCTCGATATTCCCGAAGGCTTGCCCAGTGGCGGGATCGTCAATACCACCAGCGAGATCACCGCCACGATAGACGAAGTGAATTATGCCGGCAGACCGGCAACGGACACCCTGGTCATCCTCGGTGGCGCCCCGAATCTGGCCAAGAGCTTCACCAACGACCCGGTTATGCCGGGCGGGACCGTCAACCTCCAGTTCACCCTCACTAACACTTCTGAAGATAGCACCGCCACCGGCATCTCCTTCACCGACGACCTCGAGACGGTTCTAACCGGCTTGCGCACCACCGGGCTGCCCAGATCCGGGATCTGCGGCTCCGGCTCGCTGCTCAGCGGCTCCGACATCCTGAGCCTGAGCGGAGGGGCCTTGGCACCGGGGGCTTCCTGTACCTTCAACGTGACCCTGCAAGTTCCCGGGAATGTCCTGCCAGGCAACTTTTACAACACCACCAGCAGCCTGTCGGCCATCGTCGGCGGCGTTTCCGTTACCGGCCCTCCGGCTACGGACACCCTCACCGTCTCCAGCCTCAGCTTTAGCAAATCCTTCACCAATGATCCTGTCATCGCCGGGGAGACTGTTAATCTGGAATTCACCATCAGTAATAGCCACCCAACCGATAGCATCAGTAATCTTTCCTTTTCAGATTTCCTTCCCTCGGTTCTCTCGGGATTGAACTCCACCAGCGGGATTCAGAACGATATCTGCGGAGCGGGTTCCACACTCAGCGGGACCTCCACGCTTTTCTTCAGCGGCGGCTCACTGGAAGCAGGGAACTCCTGCACCTTCACCACAGATTTGCAGGTGCCTCAAGGCACGCCATCCGGCTCCTATCTCAATGCCACCAGTAGCCTTCTGGCAAACGGATTGAATACCGGCATCCAAGCCACCGACATCCTCGTGGTGAACAATTCTCTGCTAAAGCTGACTAAGAGCTTCACCGACGCCCCGGTTGCGCCTGGAGAGGATGCCACCCTCGTGTACACCCTCACCAATCTCCACCCTTCGGCTCAGGCCTCGGCAATCTCCTTTAGCGACAACTTCGATAACGCCCTCACCGGACTTACCGCTGTGAACCTTCCGGCCGACGGCTTCTGCGGGCCGGTATCGACGTTGAGCGGCGGTGGACTTGTCACCATGGCAGGCGGCGTTCTCGACGGCGGTTCATCCTGCAGCTTCAGTATCACCCTGCGGCCCCCCGCCCAACAGACAGGAGCCGCAGCGATCAGTACCACCAGCGGCCTAAGCGGCATTATCAACTCTCTTCCTGTGGTGGGCGATCCGGCAAGCGATACGCTGCTGATCACCAACATCGGCTTCAACAAATCTTTCACCTCGTTCTCCACGGCCGGTGGAACGGCGCGGCTGACCTTCAATCTGCGCAACAATGATCTGGAAAGCAGGGTGAGCGAACTCTCCTTTATCGACGATCTCAGTTCCATGTCCCCAGGTGTCGTTGCCGATGGGCTCCCCCTCCTCAATGTCTGCGGCAATGGTTCAAGGCTGTCCGGCAGCGACAGGATTACCCTGAACAACGCCAGCCTGGGTCCCAACGGTTCCTGTTCCTTCAGCGTCCTGCTGCGAATGCCTCGCCATACACCGGAGGGTGAGCTGATCAACACCACCGAACCCCTTCTTCTCAATGGCCTGGAGATCACCGCTCCGGCCACAGCGGCATTGCTGATCGACAACGACCTTGATAACGACCGACTGCCGGACCTGTGGGAGCGCGACAACGGACTCGATCCTACCAACCCCGGGGACGCGGCACTGGATTACGATGGCGACGGCTTCTCAAACTACCAGGAATATCTCTACCGCACCCATCCTCGCCGGTACGATGCCGATGACAACAATAATGGCCTGCCTGACTCCTATGACCGCATGAAAGCAGCATTGGTGCCCATGCACTATCTGCTCAACCACAGCCAATAG
- a CDS encoding ferredoxin, whose amino-acid sequence MKATITKNCMGDRNCNKLCPEVFEYDEDQLLSIVKYDVIPQHFEDIVRQAAAECGADAIIIEE is encoded by the coding sequence ATGAAAGCAACAATCACAAAAAATTGTATGGGAGACAGAAATTGCAATAAGCTTTGTCCCGAGGTTTTTGAGTATGATGAGGATCAGCTTCTTTCAATTGTCAAATATGATGTCATTCCGCAGCATTTTGAAGATATTGTCCGCCAGGCTGCAGCCGAATGCGGAGCCGACGCCATAATAATAGAGGAGTAA
- the rbr gene encoding rubrerythrin, with the protein MTNFRESRTAKNLLISFSAESQARTRYDFFAARAEEEGFMQISRIFKETALQEYEHAHRFFKFFNGGDLEISWSFPAGVTRDTHANLLAAAELELYVHGTMYRQFAEIALQEGFERAADTFDAISVAEKQHEKLYRQLAQNIADESIFNRPEEILWRCLSCGYLHRGRQAPQKCPACVKPMGYFEILGENW; encoded by the coding sequence ATGACTAACTTCAGGGAAAGCAGAACGGCAAAGAATCTTCTCATTTCTTTTTCCGCCGAATCACAGGCCCGAACCAGATATGATTTTTTTGCCGCCAGGGCGGAGGAGGAAGGCTTTATGCAAATCTCCAGAATTTTCAAGGAAACCGCCCTCCAGGAATATGAACATGCTCATAGATTCTTTAAGTTCTTCAATGGAGGAGATCTTGAGATAAGCTGGAGCTTTCCCGCCGGTGTCACCAGAGATACGCATGCCAATCTTCTTGCCGCGGCTGAACTGGAACTGTATGTTCACGGCACCATGTATCGGCAGTTTGCAGAAATAGCCCTGCAGGAGGGATTTGAGCGTGCTGCCGACACTTTCGATGCAATCAGCGTCGCTGAAAAACAGCATGAAAAGCTCTACCGTCAGCTCGCTCAAAATATTGCCGATGAAAGCATCTTCAATCGACCCGAGGAGATATTATGGAGATGCCTCAGCTGCGGTTATCTGCATCGCGGCCGGCAGGCTCCGCAGAAATGTCCCGCCTGTGTCAAACCCATGGGCTATTTTGAGATTCTGGGTGAAAACTGGTAA
- a CDS encoding MFS transporter, with product MPQSDKKTHPAFDTEKVLLLSICHFVHDIYSSFLAPLLPFLIEKFGLSLTQAGFLSTVMQIPALLNPSIGKLADRISVRYFIILAPALTAIPMSLLGVAPSYGVLLILLFLTGISVSLFHVPAPVMVYRVAGERTGRAMSFYMTGGELARMLGPLAIIGAISLLGFDGFYPVMIVGIVVSLVMYFKFKDIPVKVRSTQKPSIRRTCREMKGLLLPLSAILFVRGFMHACLTAFLPLYIMQQSGNVWLAGIALALFEGAGVVGILAVGGLSDRFGRKQLLAFCLVVAPCSLLLFTVTAGWLQLIILLITGFSLLSTTPVMLAMVQEYSKEGSSAANGVFMMVSFLARSAVVVLVGFVADLVGLETTYVICGVIGLAGIPLVFCIKSLKRKEE from the coding sequence ATGCCTCAATCCGATAAAAAAACTCATCCGGCGTTTGATACGGAGAAAGTTCTGCTGCTGTCGATCTGTCACTTTGTCCATGACATATACTCAAGCTTTCTTGCGCCGCTACTGCCCTTTCTTATAGAAAAGTTCGGACTTTCTCTGACCCAGGCAGGGTTTCTTTCCACCGTCATGCAAATCCCGGCATTGCTCAACCCCTCTATCGGTAAGCTCGCCGATCGAATAAGTGTCAGGTATTTTATCATATTGGCCCCGGCTCTGACGGCTATTCCCATGTCGCTTCTGGGCGTTGCTCCAAGCTATGGCGTTCTGCTGATTCTGCTGTTTTTAACAGGCATAAGCGTCTCCCTGTTCCATGTTCCTGCTCCGGTCATGGTCTATAGAGTTGCCGGTGAAAGGACCGGCAGGGCCATGAGTTTTTATATGACGGGCGGCGAACTTGCCAGGATGCTCGGCCCCTTGGCCATAATCGGAGCGATTTCCCTTCTGGGTTTTGACGGTTTTTATCCGGTGATGATTGTAGGCATCGTGGTGTCTTTGGTGATGTATTTTAAATTCAAGGATATTCCGGTAAAGGTTAGATCAACCCAAAAACCTTCTATCCGCAGAACCTGCCGGGAGATGAAGGGGCTGCTGCTGCCGCTTTCGGCCATTCTCTTTGTCCGCGGTTTTATGCACGCTTGTCTCACGGCGTTTCTCCCCCTCTATATCATGCAGCAAAGCGGTAATGTCTGGCTTGCCGGAATTGCTCTTGCCCTCTTCGAGGGGGCAGGTGTTGTCGGCATATTGGCGGTTGGGGGATTGAGTGATCGCTTCGGCCGCAAGCAGCTCCTGGCTTTCTGCCTCGTTGTTGCACCTTGCTCCCTGCTGCTCTTTACGGTAACTGCAGGCTGGTTGCAGCTGATAATTTTGCTGATTACCGGTTTCTCCCTGCTTTCTACAACACCGGTTATGCTGGCTATGGTTCAGGAATATTCAAAAGAGGGTTCTTCTGCCGCAAACGGTGTTTTTATGATGGTGAGTTTTCTGGCCAGATCGGCAGTCGTTGTCCTTGTCGGTTTTGTTGCAGATCTGGTGGGGCTGGAAACGACTTACGTCATCTGCGGTGTAATAGGGCTGGCCGGGATTCCTCTGGTGTTCTGTATTAAATCCCTGAAAAGGAAAGAGGAGTAG
- a CDS encoding cache domain-containing protein produces MPIRNSTSEFLGTVGLVMKVDFLVELISGHSIGETGYGYMLDKTGLTLAHPVEKNILTLNARELEGMEVFIGKMLSGETGVEEYIFRGQDKISGYAPLKTVD; encoded by the coding sequence ATACCGATAAGAAATTCTACCTCCGAGTTTTTAGGGACTGTCGGTCTTGTCATGAAGGTTGACTTTCTTGTCGAACTTATATCTGGACACAGTATAGGCGAAACAGGCTATGGATATATGCTTGACAAAACGGGACTGACTTTAGCTCATCCGGTAGAAAAAAATATTCTTACCCTTAATGCTAGGGAACTCGAAGGAATGGAAGTCTTTATTGGTAAGATGCTGTCAGGGGAGACTGGAGTGGAAGAATATATCTTTCGAGGACAAGATAAAATTTCGGGTTACGCCCCCTTGAAAACAGTTGATTGA